One region of Sebastes fasciatus isolate fSebFas1 chromosome 1, fSebFas1.pri, whole genome shotgun sequence genomic DNA includes:
- the wnk2 gene encoding serine/threonine-protein kinase WNK2 isoform X7, with protein sequence MDSSSDPPLGSTFSSAPDLDSDINANARRLVYQNGTDHNVNIQKGASDPSASTDYRALVRQRFIRRSLWMSDSEEQHQHQQQQQAVESVSISQVPRIDLRSIRTRVLQVTPHLSLQETPSTEEEKRSHQVGLKDSEHTESESEEKKKKGEDSKSRVEEPKVEVEVEVATSDVTGKAGSDENEEEPGMKAVSTSPGGRFLKFDIELGRGSFKTVYKGLDTETWVEVAWCELQERKLSKAERQRFKEEAEMLKALQHPNIVRFYDFWESPVKGKKCIVLVTELMTSGTLKTYLKRFKVMKPKVLRSWCRQILKGLHFLHTRTPPIIHRDLKCDNIFITGPTGSVKIGDLGLATLKRASFAKSVIGTPEFMAPEMYEEHYDEAVDVYAFGMCMLEMATSEYPYSECQNAAQIYRKVTSGVKPASYSKVSDPEIKEIIGECICNKWEERYSIKDLLNHAFFAEDTGVRVELNEDDDGKKSSIALKLWVEDAKKLKGKYKDTGAIEFSFDLVNEVPEVVAQEMVESGFFLDCDVKVVGKSIRDRVALIKWRRERTVSSANGEAAVKKPQQNLLQVPGAVVPQAPTLATTDYDDQEVEPQTLICTVPAATSTTSDSGVSTAMQLDNLNNQQDGLYQSLPEPISTAQMIYSPPAQADPQLHLGPYQQPTAQASHENYTLTSTQLHQGAYQQTTGQLHPGAYHQPAAQLHQGPCQSQTCHLQPAAVLPQVQMIAPQGNLGDIHLWTPVHPVLPAVQTPHWGSRVDAETSAAGRDLTVAPTVPTPASISATAQVETQAPAQTPAQNQPPLPISAQAPVMPQTPASTLVNAPISVPMQVSTSVQTIAPVQAPGSASGLTFESPKGSSTSSDTSSAIGKPRLSVPGLGSAPIPGTLPDPAPVAAPVLQPAGIQTAVSLSECASLATPQQNFELTSASSTLQQEPCVEDVLQDKPVSLPSYFYDSVNSDVASGKETSDGYDSLASGGKGDGKPRKHHRKSARTRSRQEKTSKPKLSMLNVSNTGDKMVECQLETHNHKMVTFKFDLDGDAPEEIATYMVENGFILLLEKEIFIDQLKDIVDKAEDMLNEDLEGERASALSCSPEQSQLSEGLVGESQQPGGPQPVYQQNVLHTGKRWFIICPVEETPTSSQETPSDGTATVSPGSSANTQPADSGTARPSVSREEGSSSTMSGGSGGFTYDLYGFCSPPIMSNIDPLFLATLSPPVSAPPTLQSVTSVEPVGSSVQPSVHQAQPARAQTLPPSSPHTSFPVDESQGSPLGSVSPIQAAQQMPDMTCPVSMADEVPCCPLVMPLSLDVSGLQAGSPLTPLPLQEPGSAKEPLSVSYASAVRSERPQQPVVMHQPFSSVGGTKVSSVPQSPAPSQHGAGPGESDGEGRLGRGGFVDSTIKTLDEKLRNLLYQEYAPMYPSGSVAETPGSGTEYIQSPPGPDSAAGGSGNSTPGLMGEGRYRAGEQLPQIPERMDSLSTLSDSAVCASLSRRHVPHSASCSGTRGRFKIMSVPPEVANRRDVKQRSWSSAASPAHPIGYSEDHGQAEAMSASTTIGRFSVVSTEDDITQRTRCSRYSAPPDFYLDTPPSMAKRASLPHALTSNSVSVDVTVHARFLSSDSGAESSPAKLAPATPSQHTRSERRGSDLMKRAVAFLRRSGRSSSVQSSDSPNRHGGMHGSAYASSDNDSEMEDSDMKRELQRLREKHLREISELQAHQRGEVELLYRRLGKAPPTGLGLSHVAPHAGRRKRSSKHRLKPGKLLSPLVQQFRNVTTKTSDSSRSSAAAGAGEPTVSLNGSPAKGSLPTHGRARSCTSHLPSSTTEPVQTQQPCSLKGSFSSDNIYAGLHGDGTGTQAPPGQGWSNHPQTSERVTYKSSSKPRARFLSGPVSLSIWSTLKRLCLGKERGNRSGAGPGPFNQSQQPPTGATPPSHQPVMGLAQAQANNSNNKTGTYTGSSMSANENNLPEDLQRLMEDWAQEVLIVTHRPRTNSLSISGQQLWNQVVPRTRGQLASASDVSWTASGPEACSLPVSWPDSPGSTVMTGPSTGPGYQLHSPAAFRALSSSLSVSQWPGLLFPLPSGVFAFPAVPSAQDAHSPIPAPSYQPPDPKARTL encoded by the exons ATGGATTCAAGCTCAGATCCGCCACTTGGATCCACATTTTCCTCAGCACCTGATTTAGATTCGGACATTAATGCAAATGCACGTCGGCTTGTATACCAGAATGGGACGGATCATAATGTTAACATCCAGAAAGGAGCCAGTGACCCCAGCGCGTCCACAGACTACAGGGCGCTGGTCCGACAGAGGTTCATCCGGAGGAGTTTGTGGATGTCTGACTCTGAagagcagcatcagcatcagcagcagcagcaggcagtggAGTCTGTCAGCATCAGCCAGGTGCCTCGCATTGACCTGCGGAGCATCCGGACGCGGGTTCTGCAGGTAACCCCTCACCTGAGCCTCCAGGAGACCCCCAGcactgaggaggagaagaggagccACCAGGTGGGACTGAAGGACAGCGAGCACACAGAGAGCGAGagtgaggagaagaagaagaagggagaaGACAGCAAGAGTCGAGTCGAGGAGCCAAAGGTAGAGGTGGAGGTTGAGGTTGCAACCTCGGATGTCACAGGTAAAGCAGGAAGTGATGAGAACGAAGAGGAGCCCGGGATGAAGGCCGTGTCCACTTCACCTGGGGGGCGATTCCTCAAGTTTGACATTGAGCTGGGCCGAGGGTCCTTCAAGACTGTCTATAAAGGTCTGGACACCGAGACCTGGGTTGAAGTGGCGTGGTGTGAACTCCAG GAACGGAAATTGTCCAAAGCTGAGAGACAGAGGTTCAAAGAGGAGGCAGAGATGTTAAAGGCTCTCCAGCATCCCAACATCGTTCGATTTTACGACTTCTGGGAATCACCGGTCAAAGGGAAGAAGTGCATCGTTCTGGTGACGGAGCTGATGACCTCAGGGACACTAAAAAC GTATCTGAAGCGTTTTAAGGTGATGAAGCCTAAAGTTCTTAGGAGCTGGTGCAGGCAGATTCTCAAAGGCCTCCACTTCCTGCACACAAGGACTCCTCCAATCATCCACAGAGATCTCAAGTGTGACAACATCTTCATCACTGGTCCCACAGGCTCTGTCAAAATAGGAGACCTGGGCCTGGCAACACTGAAGAGGGCCTCCTTTGCGAAAAGTGTTATTG GCACTCCAGAGTTCATGGCCCCAGAGATGTATGAGGAGCACTATGACGAGGCTGTGGATGTCTACGCCTTTGGGATGTGTATGCTGGAGATGGCCACCTCAGAATATCCTTACTCTGAGTGTCAAAACGCTGCTCAGATCTACCGCAAAGTCACCAGT GGGGTGAAACCTGCCAGCTACAGCAAAGTCAGTGACCCAGAAATTAAGGAAATAATCGGGGAATGTATCTGCAACAAATGGGAGGAAAG GTACTCCATCAAGGACCTCCTGAATCACGCCTTCTTTGCAGAGGATACAGGCGTGAGGGTGGAGCTCAATGAAGACGATGATGGGAAGAAGTCATCCATTGCTCTGAAGCTGTGGGTTGAGGATGCTAAAAAGCTGAAGGGGAAGTACAAGGACACCGGTGCCATTGAGTTTTCCTTTGACTTGGTGAACGAGGTCCCAGAGGTTGTTGCCCAAGAAATG GTGGAATCAGGTTTTTTCCTGGACTGTGATGTGAAGGTAGTTGGGAAGTCCATCCGGGACCGCGTGGCTCTCATCAAATGGAGGAGGGAGCGGACTGTCTCGTCGGCAAATGGCGAGGCAGCCGTGAAGAAGCCGCAGCAGAACCTACTGCAGGTGCCCGGTGCCGTTGTACCACAGGCACCCACATTAGCTACGACAGATTACGACGACCAAGAGGTGGAGCCGCAGACCTTGATCTGCACCGTGCCAGCTGCAACGTCTACCACAT CTGACAGCGGAGTGAGCACTGCCATGCAATTAGATAATCTAAACAATCAGCAAGATGGCCTTTACCAGTCGCTTCCAGAACCCATTTCCACAGCTCAGATGATCTACAGTCCTCCTGCACAGGCTGACCCTCAGCTGCACCTCGGGCCCTACCAGCAACCCACAGCACAGGCCTCTCATGAAAACTACACACTAACATCCACTCAACTACACCAGGGAGCCTACCAGCAAACCACAGGTCAGCTGCATCCTGGGGCCTATCATCAACCCGCAGCACAACTGCACCAGGGGCCTTGTCAGTCTCAAACA TGCCATCTCCAACCAGCTGCTGTTCTGCCCCAG GTACAGATGATTGCACCACAGGGTAATTTAGGAGACATTCACCTGTGGACTCCGGTCCATCCTGTCTTGCCTGCTGTTCAGACTCCTCACTGGGGAAGCAGAGTAGACGCCGAAACGTCTGCAGCTGGCCGAGACTTGACTGTAGCTCCTACAGTCCCAACCCCAGCCTCAATCTCGGCTACAGCCCAAGTTGAAACTCAAGCCCCAGCACAAACTCCAGCACAAAACCAACCACCGCTCCCAATATCAGCTCAAGCTCCAGTCATGCCTCAAACTCCAGCCTCGACCCTTGTTAATGCCCCAATTTCAGTCCCAATGCAAGTTTCAACATCAGTGCAAACCATAGCCCCGGTTCAAGCACCAGGCTCTGCATCGGGTCTCACTTTTGAATCACCAAAAGGCTCATCTACAAGCTCAGATACATCTTCTGCAATTGGTAAACCCAGACTCTCAGTCCCAGGTTTAGGCTCTGCCCCGATCCCTGGCACGCTGCCAGACCCAGCTCCTGTCGCAGCTCCAGTTCTGCAGCCTGCTGGCATCCAGACAGCAGTCTCACTGTCTGAGTGTGCCAGCCTGGCCACACCTCAGCAAAACTTCGAGTTGACGTCTGCATCTAGCACCCTTCAACAAGAGCCCTGTGTAGAG GATGTGCTTCAGGACAAACCCGTATCTTTACCCAGTTATTTCTATGACAG CGTCAACTCTGACGTGGCATCAGGTAAGGAAACAAGTGACGGCTATGACAGCTTGGCTAGTGGAGGGAAGGGCGACGGAAAACCCAGGAAACACCACCGCAAGTCTGCCCGCACACGCTCCCGTCAGGAAAAGACCAGCAAACCCAAACTGAGCATGCTCAAT GTTTCCAACACTGGGGATAAAATGGTCGAATGTCAGCTGGAGACTCACAACCACAAAATGGTGACATTTAAATTTGATCTGGATGGAGATGCGCCGGAGGAAATTGCCACTTACATG GTAGAGAACGGGTTCATCCTACTTTTAGAGAAGGAGATCTTCATTGACCAGCTAAAGGACATTGTGGATAAAGCTGAAGACATGCTGAATGAAGACTTGGAGGGTGAAAGGGCCTCCGCTTTGAGTTGTAGTCCTGAACAAAGCCAGCTTTCGGAGGGGCTGGTCGGAGAG AGTCAGCAGCCTGGAGGACCTCAGCCTGTCTATCAGCAGAATG TTCTTCATACAGGAAAGAGATGGTTCATAATCTGCCCCGTAGAGGAGACGCCCACATCCAGCCAGGAAACCCCGTCTGATGGTACAGCTACAGTGTCTCCCGGGAGTTCAGCCAACACCCAGCCTGCTGACAGTGGCACTGCAAGGCCGTCTGTATCCAGAG AAGAGGGGTCGTCCTCCACAATGTCTGGTGGAAGTGGAGGCTTCACCTACGATTTGTATGGATTCTGTAGCCCTCCGATAATGTCCAACATAGACCCTCTCTTCTTAGCTACTCTGTCTCCCCCTGTGTCTGCTCCCCCGACCCTTCAGTCAGTGACCTCGGTGGAGCCTGTGGGCAGCTCGGTGCAGCCCAGTGTTCATCAGGCCCAGCCAGCCAGAGCTCAAACTTTGCCCCCGTCATCCCCACATACGTCTTTCCCAGTGGATGAGTCACAGGGATCCCCTTTGGGCTCCGTCTCCCCGATCCAAGCAGCTCAGCAGATGCCCGACATGACATGTCCTGTTTCTATGGCTGACGAGGTGCCGTGCTGCCCTCTGGTCATGCCCCTGTCTCTGGATGTGAGCGGTTTACAGGCCGggtctcctctcactcctcttcCACTCCAGGAGCCAGGTTCAGCCAAAGAGCCGCTGTCTGTCTCCTACGCGTCTGCAGTGCGCAGCGAGCGCCCACAGCAGCCCGTGGTGATGCACCAGCCGTTTTCCAGCGTGGGGGGGACCAAAGTGTCCTCAGTACCCCAGAGCCCAGCGCCATCCCAGCACGGCGCAGGGCCCGGGGAGTCAGACGGTGAAGGACGGCTGGGCCGCGGGGGCTTTGTGGACAGCACCATAAAAACACTGGATGAGAAGCTAAGGAACTTGCTCTACCAGGAATATGCTCCCATGTATCCATCAGGCAGCGTTGCAGAGACACCAGGCTCCGGCACCGAGTACATCCAGTCTCCTCCTGGTCCAGACAGCGCCGCAGGAGGGTCAGGAAACAGCACGCCAGGGCTGATGGGGGAGGGACGCTACAGGGCAGGAGAACAGCTG CCTCAAATTCCAGAGCGAATGGATAGTTTGAGCACGCTGAGTGACTCAGCCGTGTGTG CTTCCCTGTCAAGAAGACACGTTCCTCACTCTGCTTCCTGCTCTGGAACAAGAGGCCGATTTAAG ATAATGTCTGTTCCTCCTGAAGTGGCCAATAGACGAGATGTGAAGCAGAGGAGCTGGAGCAGCGCTGCCTCACCGGCGCACCCTATAGGATACAGCGAGGACCACGGCCAGGCTGAGGCCATGTCCGCATCTACCACGATTGGCCGTTTCTCTGTGGTTAGCACTGAAGATGACATTACGCAGAGGACGCGCTGCAGCCGCTACTCTGCCCCGCCTGATTTCTACCTGGACACACCTCCGTCCATGGCCAAGCGGGCCTCCCTGCCTCACGCCCTGACCTCGAACTCTGTCTCTGTGGATGTCACGGTCCATGCTCGTTTCCTCTCCTCAGACTCGGGGGCTGAGAGCAGCCCTGCAAAGCTGGCTCCTGCCACGCCGTCTCAACATACTCGCTCTGAGCGCAGAGGAAGTGACCTCATGAAGAGGGCAGTGGCCTTCCTCCGTCGTTCAGGGCGAAGCAGCAGCGTGCAGAGCTCTGACTCGCCGAATAGGCACGGAGGCATGCATGGCTCGGCCTATGCCAGCAGTGATAATGACTCAGAGATGGAGGACTCGGACATGAAGAGGGAACTACAGAGGCTCAGGGAGAA ACATCTGAGGGAGATCTCTGAGCTGCAGGCCCACCAGCGGGGGGAAGTGGAGCTGCTGTATCGCCGGCTTGGCAAAGCCCCTCCTACTGGCCTTGGTCTCTCACACGTTGCACCACACGCCGGTCGTAGGAAGCGGTCCAGCAAGCACAGACTGAAACCTGGCAAACTTCTCAGCCCTCTGGTCCAACAATTTAGAAATGTCACAACCAAAACTAGTGACTCCAGCAGATCCA gtgctgCTGCAGGTGCAGGTGAGCCCACAGTCAGTTTAAATGGCTCTCCAGCCAAAGGGTCTTTACCCACTCACGGCAGGGCACGGTCATGCACCAGCCACCTTCCCAGCTCAACCACAGAGCCCGTACAGACTCAGCAGCCCTGTTCCCTCAAGGGATCGTTTTCTTCTGATAATATTTACGCGGGACTACACGGAGACGGCACCGGCACTCAAGCTCCACCCGGACAAG GCTGGTCTAATCACCCTCAAACATCTGAGAGAGTGACCTATAAATCGAGTAGCAAGCCTCGAGCTAGATTTCTCAGTGGGCCTGTGTCTTTGTCTATCT gGTCAACACTGAAGCGATTGTGTCTCGGCAAAGAGCGTGGCAACA GGTCTGGAGCCGGGCCAGGGCCTTTCAATCAATCACAGCAGCCGCCTACCGGTGCCACACCTCCTTCTCATCAGCCAGTGATGGGGCTGGCCCAAGCTCAAGCcaataacagcaacaacaagACAGGCACATACACTGGCTCATCCATGAGTGCCAACGAAAACAACCTGCCTGAAGACTTGCAGCGGCTGATGGAGGACTGGGCCCAGGAGGTTCTCATCGTCACCCACAGGCCGCGCACCAACTCTCTGAGCATCAGTGGGCAGCAGCTTTGGAATCAGGTTGTGCCTCGAACACGTGGACAACTGGCTAGTGCTTCAGAT GTATCATGGACAGCTTCAGGTCCAGAGGCCTGCAGTCTTCCCGTGTCATGGCCCGATAGCCCCGGGTCAACAGTGATGACCGGCCCCTCCACAGGGCCAGGTTATCAGCTACACTCTCCTGCTGCGTTCAGGGCCTTGTCCTCATCTCTTTCTGTTAGCCAGTGGCCTGGGTTGCTCTTCCCCCTTCCTTCAGGAGTCTTTGCCTTTCCTGCTGTGCCCTCAGCCCAGGACGCCCACAGCCCCATTCCAGCTCCATCGTATCAGCCGCCCGACCCCAAAGCCAGGACTCTCTAA